GCCTCCTCGACCAGGGCCGACATCAGACGCGGGGTGGAGACGGCGACGTCCACGCCCCAGGACTCGTTGAACAACCACTCGTTCTTGGGATTGTTCACACGGGCGACGACGCGCGGGACGCCGTACTCCGTCTTGGCGAGGAGCGAGACGACCAGGTTCACCTTGTCGTCGCCGGTCGCGGCGATCACGACGTTGCAGCGCTGGAGCGCGGCCTCGTCCAGGGACGTGATCTCGCAGGCGTCGGCGAGCAGCCACTCCGCCTGCGGGACGCGTTCGACCGAGATGGCGGTCGGCGCCTTGTCGATCAGCAGGACCTCGTGGCCGTTCTCCAGCAGTTCGCCCGCGATCGAGCGGCCGACGGCGCCGGCTCCGGCAATGGCGACCCTCATCAGTGACCGCCCTCCTCTTCGGGACCCTTGGCGAACGCCGCCTCGACCTTGTCGACCTCGTCGGTGCGCATCATCACGTGCACCAGGTCGCCCTCCTGCAGCACCGTCTGCGAGGTGGGCAGGACCGCCTCGCCGAGCCGGGTCAGGAACGCGACGCGCACGCCGGTTTCCTCCTGCATCCGGCTGATCTTGTGGCCGACCCAGGCGGCGGAGGTGTGCACCTCGGCGAGCTGGACGCCGCCGGTGGGGTCGCGCCACAGCGGCTCGGCGCCGGAGGGGAGCAGGCGGCGCAGCATCTGGTCGGCCGTCCAGCGGACCGTCGCGACGGTGGGGATGCCCAGACGCTGGTAGACCTCCGCGCGGCGGGGGTCGTAGATGCGGGCGGCGACGTTCTCGATGCCGAACATCTCGCGGGCCACACGAGCGGCGATGATGTTGGAGTTGTCACCGCTGGAGACGGCGGCGAAGGCGCCGGCCTCCTCGATGCCGGCCTCGCGCAGGGTGTCCTGGTCGAAGCCGACACCGGTGACCCGGCGGCCGCCGAACGAGGAGCCCAGCCGGCGGAAGGCGGTGGGGTCCTGGTCGACCACGGCGACCGTGTGCCCCTGTTGCTCCAGGTTCTGGGCCAGCGCGGAACCCACCCGTCCGCAACCCATGATGACGATGTGCATGGCCTCACACCACGCTTCCCGCAGACCTTCCGGCCTGCGTCAGTGTTCTGCTCATGTCTCTCTCTCGGCTCGCCGGGCAGCACTTCGCGGCCTTCTGTGCGGGCCGCCAGGCACCATCATGCCGGGGAACGCCGGGTGTGATCCCGTTCGGTGTCCGCACGCCCGGCCGATCGCCTGTGTCCAACGTATAGGCAAGGCCGGGGGGACCCACCAGGACCCTCGGGTCTCGCAGGGCCCAGGCCCCGGTGGGCGTCGCGCAG
This is a stretch of genomic DNA from Streptomyces hawaiiensis. It encodes these proteins:
- a CDS encoding potassium channel family protein; its protein translation is MRVAIAGAGAVGRSIAGELLENGHEVLLIDKAPTAISVERVPQAEWLLADACEITSLDEAALQRCNVVIAATGDDKVNLVVSLLAKTEYGVPRVVARVNNPKNEWLFNESWGVDVAVSTPRLMSALVEEAVSVGDLVRLLRFSHGDANLVELTLPEESALAGTQVGDVEWPQDTSLVTIIRGNRVLTPSREDSLEAGDELLFVAAQAREEQLEDLLSVRRNAAS
- a CDS encoding potassium channel family protein → MHIVIMGCGRVGSALAQNLEQQGHTVAVVDQDPTAFRRLGSSFGGRRVTGVGFDQDTLREAGIEEAGAFAAVSSGDNSNIIAARVAREMFGIENVAARIYDPRRAEVYQRLGIPTVATVRWTADQMLRRLLPSGAEPLWRDPTGGVQLAEVHTSAAWVGHKISRMQEETGVRVAFLTRLGEAVLPTSQTVLQEGDLVHVMMRTDEVDKVEAAFAKGPEEEGGH